The Flavobacteriales bacterium genome contains the following window.
CACCACCAGCAATGCGCTGATGACCGATACGGCGGCGAAGAGGTAGAACAGGTACTCCATCCGGTGCGCTCAGGGGATGCCTTTCGGAACGGTGGCGAATGTAGCAGGGGAGGTTGAAGGGGAAAGCCCAGCGCCGAACATCAGAACGGCACCAGACGGGCCGAGATCCAATCCTTGATCCCGCTAACGTCCAGTGCCCACAATGCTATCGCATGAACGAGGTCATATTCTTCGTCGTCCGAGCCCCGGAAATCAAGGCTCTGCGTGTTCAACATCAGTCGACCCAGCGCGTAGCCCGTGCGCTTATTGCCGTCCATGAAAGGATGGTTCTTGATGATGCTCTCCATGATCGCAGCAGCCTTATCGACCGGTCCCGGGTAGAGATCAGCACCCCCGAACGTCATGAAGGGCCTGTTCAGCGCAGCCTCCAATCCTCCTTGGTCGCGAAGACCGGACGTACCACCACTTGCTTTAAGAAGTTGGTCGTGGATCGAAACCGCCTCGTCGAGCCCGATCATGCCAAGCGCAGCAGAAGTTCCTTCTTCTCGGTCAAGATCCGTTGAAGCCCGATTATCCTCCGTTGCTCTTCCGGTGTCTTCTTCTTGAACTCTTTCAGGAAGGCATACACCTCGTCCAAGATGGCTTCCGGAACATCGCTCAGTTCCTTGTTGATGGCCTCTTTCTTCTCGATGTAGGTCATGGTGCTACAAATGTAGCCCTGCCCTCACCGGTTGTGCGCGTACTGCTTCTGCTGCTTGAACTTGGCCACTTCGGGGGTCTGGCGCTTGCTCACGTCAACGCGCAGCGCGGGATCCAGCGGCTCCACCAGCCACTCCTTGCCGTACACGAAGGGCTTGCGGGTGAAGTCGGTGGGCACCAAACGGTCGGTGAGGAAGATGGCCTCCTTGGGGCAGGCCTCCTCGCAGTCGCCGCAGAAGATGCAGCGCAGCATGTTGATCTCGTAGATGGCGGCGTACTTCTCCTCGCGGTACAGCTTCTCCTCGCCCTTTTTGCGCTCGCCGCTCACCATGGTGATGGCTTCTGCCGGACAAGCCACGGCGCACAGGCCACACGCCGTACAGCGCTCGCGCCCTTGTTCATCGCGCTTCAGCACGTGCAGGCCGCGGTAAATGGCGCTGCGGGGCCGCTCCTCGTCGGGGTATTTCACCGTGGCGCGCTTCACGAAGAAGAAGTGCTTGAGGGTGATGAGCATGCCCTTGACGATAGCGGGCAGGTAGATGCGTTCCATGAACGTCATCTTCTTGTTGCTCACCTGGCGGCTGCGCTGCGTGAGGGGCTGTAGTGCGGTGGCCATCGGTGCTCAGAACAGGGCGATCAGCTCGTGGCGGAACTTCCACAGGCCGGTGATGAGGATGTTGACGATGGCCAGCGGGATCAACGTCTTCCAGCCGAGGTTCATCAGCTGGTCGAAGCGGAAGCGCGGAAGCGTCCAGCGCACCCACATGAAGAAGAAGATGAAGAAGATGATCTTACCGAAGAGCGCCAGCGTGCCGAAGACGTTGGTCCAGAGATCGGTGGCGCCGGCCTGGTCCACGAAGGGGATGTCGTAACCGCCCAGGAACAGCGTGCTGATGACCGCGCTGCTGATGAACATGTTCACATACTCGGCAAAGAGGTAGAAGCCCAACTTCATGCTGCTGAACTCGGTGTGGTAGCCGCCCACCAGTTCGGTCTCGCACTCGGGCAGGTCGAACGGCGCGCGATTGGTTTCAGCGAAGGCGCACACCAGAAAGATGAAGAAGCCCAGCGGCGCGATCGGCGTGGCCACAATGTTCCAGATGCCATCCACCTGGCCTGCCACGATGCCGCCCAAGCTGAGCGTG
Protein-coding sequences here:
- a CDS encoding type II toxin-antitoxin system death-on-curing family toxin; translated protein: MIGLDEAVSIHDQLLKASGGTSGLRDQGGLEAALNRPFMTFGGADLYPGPVDKAAAIMESIIKNHPFMDGNKRTGYALGRLMLNTQSLDFRGSDDEEYDLVHAIALWALDVSGIKDWISARLVPF
- a CDS encoding NADH-quinone oxidoreductase subunit I, which produces MATALQPLTQRSRQVSNKKMTFMERIYLPAIVKGMLITLKHFFFVKRATVKYPDEERPRSAIYRGLHVLKRDEQGRERCTACGLCAVACPAEAITMVSGERKKGEEKLYREEKYAAIYEINMLRCIFCGDCEEACPKEAIFLTDRLVPTDFTRKPFVYGKEWLVEPLDPALRVDVSKRQTPEVAKFKQQKQYAHNR
- the nuoH gene encoding NADH-quinone oxidoreductase subunit NuoH, with product MILTTVIFLSVLLLITLGVAAYETYGERKVAAFMQDRVGPDRAGPFGLLQPIADGVKMFMKEDFVPATANRWLYFMGPAIAMTTALLTGCVIPWGGTIVLGDFTLNLQAADPEIGILYVFAMVSIGVYGIMLGGWASNNKFALLGAIRASSQMISYELAMGLSIVALIVHTGTLSLGGIVAGQVDGIWNIVATPIAPLGFFIFLVCAFAETNRAPFDLPECETELVGGYHTEFSSMKLGFYLFAEYVNMFISSAVISTLFLGGYDIPFVDQAGATDLWTNVFGTLALFGKIIFFIFFFMWVRWTLPRFRFDQLMNLGWKTLIPLAIVNILITGLWKFRHELIALF